A single region of the Pseudomonas granadensis genome encodes:
- a CDS encoding FMN-binding glutamate synthase family protein, whose translation MSLSLLSRYAFFAVCVVFTLASLPFLQHDWLWPITAVTGVLSLIGLFDLLQSPHAVRRNYPILGNIRYLVEGIRPEIRQYLLESDSDALPFSRAQRSLVYSRAKNETADKPFGTLIDVYQSGFEFIGHSMRPAPLSDPSGFRVIVGGPQCSQPYSASVFNISAMSFGSLSANAIRALNQGAKLGNFAHDTGEGSISPYHREHGGDLTWELGSGYFGCRTSDGRFDPERFAVQAQNPQVRMIEIKMSQGAKPGHGGILPKHKVTREIAETRGILMGEDCVSPSRHSAFSTPLEMMHFIQQLRELSGGKPVGFKFCLGHPWEFMGIAKAMLETGILPDFIVVDGKEGGTGAAPVEFTDHIGVPLREGLLFVHNTLVGLNLRDKIKLGASGKIVSAFDIASVLAIGADWANAARGFMFAIGCIQSQSCHTNKCPTGVATQDALRQRALVVPDKAQRVFNFHRNTLKALAEMLAAAGLEHPSQLSAKHLVRRMSATEIKLFSQLHVFLKPGELLTGEVNGEFYSRMWQMARADSFEPQEVAAA comes from the coding sequence ATGAGCCTGTCACTGCTGAGCCGCTACGCCTTCTTTGCCGTCTGCGTGGTGTTCACCCTCGCCAGCCTGCCCTTTCTGCAACATGACTGGCTGTGGCCGATCACCGCTGTCACCGGCGTTTTGAGTCTGATCGGTCTGTTCGATCTGCTGCAGAGCCCTCACGCGGTGCGGCGCAATTATCCGATTCTGGGCAACATCCGTTATCTGGTCGAAGGCATCCGCCCGGAGATTCGCCAGTACCTGCTGGAATCCGACAGCGATGCCCTGCCCTTTTCCCGCGCCCAGCGTTCGCTGGTGTATTCGCGGGCGAAAAACGAAACTGCCGACAAACCGTTCGGCACGCTGATCGACGTCTACCAATCGGGTTTCGAGTTCATTGGCCATTCGATGCGTCCGGCGCCGCTGAGCGACCCGAGCGGTTTCCGCGTCATCGTCGGCGGCCCGCAATGCAGCCAGCCGTATTCGGCCTCGGTGTTCAATATCTCGGCAATGAGTTTCGGCTCACTCAGCGCCAACGCGATTCGCGCGCTGAACCAGGGCGCGAAACTCGGCAACTTCGCCCATGACACCGGTGAAGGCAGCATCAGCCCATATCACCGCGAACACGGCGGCGATCTGACCTGGGAATTGGGCAGCGGCTACTTCGGCTGCCGCACCAGCGACGGCCGTTTCGACCCGGAGCGCTTTGCCGTGCAGGCGCAGAACCCGCAAGTGCGGATGATCGAAATCAAGATGAGCCAGGGCGCCAAACCCGGTCACGGCGGCATCCTGCCCAAGCACAAGGTCACCCGGGAAATCGCTGAAACCCGTGGCATCCTGATGGGCGAAGATTGTGTCTCGCCGTCGCGCCACAGCGCGTTTTCCACGCCGCTGGAAATGATGCATTTCATCCAGCAACTGCGTGAACTGTCCGGCGGCAAACCGGTGGGCTTCAAGTTCTGCCTCGGCCATCCATGGGAATTCATGGGCATCGCCAAAGCCATGCTCGAAACCGGAATTCTTCCGGATTTCATCGTCGTTGACGGCAAGGAAGGCGGCACCGGCGCCGCGCCCGTGGAGTTCACCGACCACATCGGCGTGCCGCTGCGCGAAGGCCTGCTGTTCGTCCACAACACCTTGGTTGGCCTGAACCTGCGCGACAAGATCAAACTCGGCGCCAGCGGCAAGATTGTCAGCGCCTTCGACATCGCCAGCGTACTGGCCATCGGCGCCGACTGGGCCAACGCCGCGCGCGGCTTCATGTTCGCCATCGGCTGCATCCAGTCGCAAAGCTGCCACACCAACAAATGCCCGACCGGCGTCGCCACCCAGGACGCGCTGCGCCAGCGCGCACTGGTGGTGCCGGACAAGGCCCAGCGCGTGTTCAACTTCCACCGCAACACGCTCAAAGCGCTGGCGGAAATGCTCGCCGCCGCAGGGCTTGAGCACCCGTCGCAACTGTCGGCCAAGCACCTGGTGCGACGCATGTCGGCGACCGAGATCAAGCTGTTCTCGCAGTTGCACGTGTTTTTGAAACCGGGGGAATTGCTTACTGGGGAAGTGAACGGCGAGTTCTATTCGCGGATGTGGCAGATGGCGCGGGCGGACAGTTTTGAGCCGCAGGAAGTGGCCGCTGCCTGA
- a CDS encoding helix-turn-helix transcriptional regulator — protein MTLSLDDITWHRAVGQLIDALDKPNFWAQLVRLLEQYVPFDSWVALLFSADQRPQVFAESPGEDGSPDPLFQDYLRGLYLLDPFYIACREQSRTGLYRLSEVAPEHFELTEYYQRYFRLNVVADEIQFNCQLEGERTLCLSLGSEKPFTGQQIALLSLIQPWVLGLLRQRLPYEINETVALAAAPAPADWRVQLEASVQQLKGAQLTARELDVGRLMLSGCSSKEIARKLEISVETVKVHKKHMYSKLGIKSQSELFSIFLQAQNA, from the coding sequence ATGACACTTTCGCTGGATGACATCACCTGGCACCGCGCTGTCGGGCAACTGATCGATGCGCTCGACAAGCCGAATTTCTGGGCGCAACTGGTGCGTCTGCTCGAGCAGTACGTGCCGTTCGATAGCTGGGTGGCGTTGCTGTTCAGTGCTGATCAGCGCCCGCAAGTCTTCGCTGAAAGCCCCGGCGAAGACGGCAGCCCCGATCCGTTGTTTCAGGATTATCTGCGCGGCCTGTACCTGCTCGACCCGTTTTACATCGCCTGCCGCGAGCAATCGCGCACCGGCCTGTATCGCCTCTCGGAAGTAGCGCCGGAGCATTTCGAACTGACCGAGTATTACCAGCGATACTTTCGTCTGAATGTGGTCGCCGATGAAATCCAGTTCAATTGCCAGCTCGAAGGCGAGCGCACCTTGTGCCTGTCGCTGGGCAGTGAAAAACCTTTCACTGGGCAACAGATCGCCTTGCTGTCTTTGATTCAACCCTGGGTGCTGGGCCTGTTGCGCCAGCGCCTGCCGTACGAAATCAACGAAACCGTCGCCCTCGCTGCCGCGCCGGCGCCTGCCGACTGGCGGGTGCAACTGGAAGCCTCGGTGCAACAACTCAAAGGCGCGCAACTGACGGCTCGCGAGCTGGATGTCGGGCGCTTGATGCTCAGCGGTTGCTCCAGTAAAGAAATCGCCCGCAAGCTGGAAATCTCCGTGGAAACCGTGAAAGTCCATAAGAAACACATGTACAGCAAGCTCGGGATCAAGTCCCAGTCCGAGCTGTTTTCGATTTTTCTTCAAGCACAGAACGCCTGA
- a CDS encoding carbon-nitrogen hydrolase family protein, with amino-acid sequence MKVELAQLAGRDNDTAYNLQRALAAIAACAADTQLLVFPETHLMGFPNSETVAQIAEPVDGPSVSAVLAAARERNIAVVIGMAENDNGRFYNTTLLLTPEGIALKYRKTHLWASDRGVFEPGDRYTTCVWNGVRVGLLICYDIEFPESARALAQLGADLLIVTNGNMDPYGPTHRTAIMARAQENQAFALMVNRVETGDDGLVFAGGSALVDPLGTLLFEAGREQGQFSVELDFAQLQIARRDYRYLDDQRLKLPGEVLERGDGVRELLIPRR; translated from the coding sequence ATGAAAGTCGAACTCGCCCAACTGGCGGGCCGTGACAACGACACGGCGTACAACCTGCAACGTGCCTTGGCAGCCATCGCGGCGTGCGCGGCTGACACGCAATTGCTGGTGTTTCCGGAAACCCACCTGATGGGCTTCCCGAACAGCGAGACCGTGGCGCAAATCGCCGAACCCGTCGACGGCCCGAGCGTCAGCGCCGTGCTGGCGGCGGCGCGCGAACGCAATATCGCCGTGGTAATCGGCATGGCCGAGAACGACAACGGTCGCTTCTACAACACCACGCTGTTGCTCACCCCTGAAGGCATCGCTCTGAAATACCGCAAGACCCATCTATGGGCCTCGGATCGCGGTGTGTTCGAGCCCGGCGACCGTTACACGACCTGCGTGTGGAACGGCGTACGCGTCGGTCTGCTGATCTGCTACGACATCGAATTCCCGGAGTCGGCCCGAGCCTTGGCGCAACTGGGCGCCGACCTGTTGATCGTGACCAACGGCAACATGGACCCGTACGGCCCGACCCACCGCACCGCGATCATGGCCCGCGCCCAGGAGAATCAGGCGTTTGCGCTGATGGTCAATCGCGTCGAGACCGGGGATGACGGACTGGTTTTCGCCGGCGGCAGCGCGCTGGTCGATCCGCTGGGGACGCTTTTGTTCGAGGCCGGGCGTGAGCAAGGGCAGTTCAGTGTCGAGCTGGATTTTGCGCAGTTGCAGATTGCGCGCAGGGATTACCGCTATCTGGATGACCAGCGTTTGAAGTTGCCGGGGGAGGTGCTGGAGCGCGGCGATGGTGTTCGCGAATTGTTGATTCCACGCAGATAA
- a CDS encoding ATP-binding protein has protein sequence MSELSNRRILLIDDMPSIHEDFRKILTPATVQSAELDEMEAALFGAQTRPQRPLLELDSAYGGEEGLGKLIQALQEQRPYALAFVDMRMPDGWDGAKTIEHLWQHDPQLQVVVCTAYSDYSWDELLDRLQAHDRLLILKKPFDNIEVQQMANTLLTKWQMTEKASLQMHHLEHLVDQRTVQFKQASEALQREIDERKQLEGQLVQSEKLASLGQLAAGVAHEINNPIGFISSNLGSLDGYFKQLLSLLEAYQSCAPHLDSESAARLQRLREEAELDFLLEDIPLLIRESKEGIGRVGQIVKDLKDFSRVDNNQQWQWANLQQGIESTLNIVASELKYKADVIKDYQPLPDIECLPSQINQVIMNLVVNAAQAMGPERGTITLRTGLQQDMAWVEVADTGSGIAPDTLQKIFDPFFTTKPVGQGTGLGLSLSYGIVKKHGGDIQVRSELGVGTTFRVELPMRQNRPAA, from the coding sequence ATGAGCGAACTGTCGAACCGGCGCATTCTGTTGATCGACGATATGCCGTCGATTCATGAAGATTTTCGCAAGATTCTCACCCCCGCGACGGTGCAGTCAGCGGAGCTGGACGAGATGGAGGCCGCGCTGTTCGGCGCGCAGACCCGGCCCCAGCGACCACTGCTGGAGCTGGATTCGGCCTACGGTGGTGAGGAAGGGCTGGGCAAACTGATCCAGGCTCTGCAAGAGCAGCGTCCGTACGCACTGGCCTTTGTCGACATGCGCATGCCTGACGGCTGGGACGGGGCGAAAACCATCGAACACCTCTGGCAGCACGATCCGCAGTTACAGGTTGTGGTCTGCACCGCCTATTCGGATTATTCCTGGGACGAACTGCTCGACCGCCTGCAGGCGCACGACCGATTGCTGATCCTGAAAAAGCCCTTCGACAATATCGAAGTGCAGCAGATGGCCAACACCCTGCTGACCAAGTGGCAGATGACCGAAAAGGCTTCATTGCAAATGCACCATCTGGAGCATCTGGTTGACCAGCGCACCGTGCAGTTCAAACAGGCCAGCGAAGCCCTGCAACGGGAAATCGACGAACGCAAGCAGCTCGAAGGGCAACTGGTGCAGTCGGAAAAACTCGCTTCACTGGGGCAACTGGCGGCGGGTGTCGCCCACGAAATCAACAACCCGATCGGTTTCATATCCTCCAATCTCGGCTCCCTCGACGGCTATTTCAAACAGTTGCTGTCGCTGCTGGAGGCCTACCAGAGCTGTGCGCCACACCTTGACAGCGAATCGGCCGCCAGACTGCAGCGCCTGCGTGAAGAGGCTGAGCTGGATTTTCTCCTTGAGGACATTCCGCTGCTGATTCGCGAGTCCAAGGAAGGCATCGGCCGGGTCGGCCAGATCGTCAAAGACCTGAAAGACTTTTCCCGCGTCGATAATAATCAGCAATGGCAGTGGGCCAATCTGCAGCAAGGGATCGAGTCGACCCTGAACATCGTCGCCAGCGAACTGAAATACAAGGCCGACGTGATCAAGGATTATCAGCCGCTACCGGACATCGAATGCCTGCCGTCGCAGATCAATCAGGTGATCATGAACCTGGTGGTCAACGCGGCTCAGGCCATGGGGCCGGAGCGCGGCACCATCACCTTGCGCACCGGCCTGCAGCAAGACATGGCCTGGGTCGAGGTGGCCGACACCGGGTCGGGCATCGCCCCGGATACGCTGCAGAAAATCTTCGATCCGTTCTTCACCACCAAACCGGTCGGTCAGGGCACCGGGCTTGGCCTGTCGCTGTCTTACGGCATCGTCAAAAAACATGGCGGGGACATTCAGGTGCGCAGCGAACTGGGCGTGGGCACGACGTTCCGTGTCGAGCTGCCCATGCGCCAGAACCGCCCGGCCGCATGA
- a CDS encoding APC family permease, which produces MARLQRTLSLGSVVLFGIAYMTPIIVLGTFGILAQTTAGLVPAAYLAALVAMFFTAMSYGRMAAAFPVAGSAYSYVRKAISPKLGFIAGWAVLLDYLFLPMAIWLIGAAYLASAFPSIPQWLWVLAFIGVTSAINIVGLKLANGVNAVLMLVQFLVLIAFVALCVHYIGGDASTSLWSIEPFFNGDLQMPLIMSGAAIACYSFLGFDAVSTLTEETRDPRRTIPRAIMLITLIGGVIFIGVSYFVQRAHPSFQFDSVDSAAYEIARNIGGDLFVSIFLIGLIVGQFASGLAAQASGSRLLFAMGRDGVLPKAFFGTLHARFGTPVNSILLCAAVALLALKLDVTTSTSFINFGAFLAFSLVNLSVIFHYWIGGEKKGLRELVLFLLFPLIGLVADVWLMVSLDHLAVYLGLSWLAIGVVYLAVLTGGFRRQPPELDFQEAS; this is translated from the coding sequence ATGGCTCGTTTGCAACGCACCCTTTCACTGGGGTCGGTGGTGCTGTTCGGCATCGCCTATATGACACCGATCATCGTCCTCGGCACCTTCGGCATCCTCGCCCAGACCACCGCAGGACTCGTTCCGGCGGCTTATCTGGCCGCGCTCGTGGCAATGTTTTTCACCGCGATGAGTTACGGGCGCATGGCCGCTGCATTCCCGGTCGCCGGTTCCGCCTACAGCTACGTGCGCAAGGCGATCAGCCCCAAGCTCGGTTTCATTGCCGGTTGGGCAGTGTTGCTCGATTACCTGTTTCTGCCGATGGCGATCTGGTTGATCGGCGCGGCGTATCTGGCCTCGGCGTTCCCGTCGATCCCGCAATGGCTGTGGGTGCTGGCGTTTATCGGTGTCACCAGTGCGATCAACATCGTCGGCCTGAAACTGGCCAATGGCGTCAACGCTGTGCTGATGCTGGTGCAGTTTCTGGTGCTGATCGCGTTCGTCGCGCTGTGCGTGCATTACATCGGCGGCGATGCAAGTACCTCGTTGTGGTCAATCGAGCCGTTCTTCAATGGCGACCTGCAAATGCCGTTGATCATGAGCGGTGCGGCGATCGCCTGTTATTCGTTTCTCGGTTTCGATGCGGTCAGCACCCTGACCGAAGAAACCCGCGACCCGCGTCGCACCATTCCGCGGGCAATCATGCTGATTACCTTGATTGGCGGGGTGATCTTTATCGGCGTCTCATACTTCGTGCAGAGGGCGCATCCGTCGTTCCAGTTCGACAGTGTCGACTCGGCGGCTTATGAAATTGCGCGCAATATTGGTGGCGACCTGTTCGTGTCGATCTTCCTCATCGGTCTGATCGTCGGCCAGTTCGCGTCGGGGCTGGCGGCGCAAGCCAGCGGCTCGCGCCTGCTGTTTGCCATGGGCCGCGACGGGGTGCTGCCGAAAGCGTTTTTCGGCACGCTGCATGCGCGCTTCGGTACACCGGTCAACAGCATCCTGCTGTGTGCCGCAGTGGCGTTGCTGGCGCTGAAGCTCGACGTGACCACCTCGACTTCGTTCATCAACTTCGGCGCGTTTCTGGCGTTCAGCCTGGTCAACCTGTCGGTGATTTTTCATTACTGGATCGGCGGCGAGAAAAAGGGGCTGCGTGAACTCGTGCTGTTTTTGCTCTTCCCGCTTATCGGACTGGTTGCCGATGTCTGGCTGATGGTCAGCCTCGATCACCTCGCGGTCTACCTGGGCCTGAGCTGGCTGGCGATTGGCGTGGTGTACCTGGCCGTGCTTACGGGCGGTTTCCGTCGCCAGCCGCCGGAGCTGGATTTTCAGGAAGCGAGCTGA
- a CDS encoding transglycosylase domain-containing protein, translating into MGALWQTDSSKTVVPTERMDEAPVPEKPRRNRHGWKAFWLLLLIIAIVVGLAASKEMRTSRFQSRELSQYAASLTYKLEPGPSEAIRYPGNGPFDLRLGYSSLDEFLPRLLKRNYVITEQTRFSPALLSYTDKGLFVPYSEKIQAGLSITDCRAAPLYRYNYPQQLYADFAAIPPVVVNSLLYIENRFLLDPKQPLANPAVDWPRFGMAAWSQVAKLLRLPGQSAGGSTLATQLEKYRHSPEGLTASGAEKLRQMFSASVRAYQDGPQTLGARQNIVRDYLNSVPLSAVPGHGEVHGMAEGLRVWYGSDFAKANEQLNSPATDPQTMAAKGLALREMLSLMIAQRRPSYYLTKGREDLASLTDSHLRLLKQNGVIDSALADAALASIVSYRDWQTQPTIQPIETNKGISAARSRLASMLNRPLYDLDRLDLSATSTLQGDLQTQATAYLKKLADPAYAAEIGLLGERLLTPTSTTQVRYSFTLFELTADGSRVRVQTDSTDQPFDINEGSKLELGSTAKMRVLTTYLQIIAELHDKYAAMSAAELKKVEVPDQDRLSRWVIDYLMQNKDHDLSKLLAAALDRKYSASPGQAFFTGGGLHTFHNFRKEDNGRLPTLRDSLRESINLPFIRLMRDIVRYTTYSGPNAELLKDDRDPRRQEYLASFADREGTSFLLKFWKKYRNKDTQARLDTFLDSMRPTPIRMAAVHRYLLPEASQEDFNRFVRSHLKGTKLNEKLTDDRLIRLYDAYGPGSYDLPDQGFIAKVHPLDLWMIGYLLHHPDATFSEIVKASHFERQEVYSWLFKSRHKGARDSRIRTMLEIEAFLDIHQRWQKVGYPFDHLVPSLATAIGSSGDRPAALAELIGTILNDGVRMPTLRIDSLHFAAGTPYETKVVNDPYVGKRVMPVEVARAMREALSQVVDAGTAKRVSGSFKLADGTPLAMGGKTGTGDNRIAAIGSGGRIISSKSINRTATFVFYIGDHHFGTLTAFVPGRSAENFKFTSALPTQVLKGMAPILTPYLQPGSASQCQPTQTASVALNDTPRPTAR; encoded by the coding sequence ATGGGCGCTTTATGGCAAACCGATTCGAGTAAAACCGTGGTTCCGACTGAACGTATGGATGAAGCGCCTGTACCTGAAAAACCCCGTCGCAATCGGCATGGGTGGAAGGCTTTCTGGTTGTTGCTGCTGATCATCGCGATCGTGGTGGGGCTGGCTGCATCCAAAGAAATGCGCACCTCGCGCTTTCAGTCGCGCGAACTCAGCCAATACGCCGCCTCGCTGACGTACAAACTGGAACCGGGGCCGAGCGAAGCGATTCGATATCCGGGCAACGGGCCGTTCGATCTGCGTTTGGGGTACAGCTCGCTGGATGAGTTTCTGCCGCGCTTGCTCAAGCGCAATTACGTGATTACCGAACAGACGCGGTTTTCCCCGGCCTTGCTCAGCTACACCGACAAAGGCCTGTTCGTGCCCTATTCGGAAAAGATTCAGGCCGGCCTGTCGATCACCGATTGCCGCGCGGCGCCGCTGTACCGCTACAACTATCCGCAGCAGCTGTATGCCGATTTCGCCGCCATCCCGCCGGTGGTGGTCAACAGCCTGCTGTACATCGAAAACCGCTTTCTGCTCGACCCGAAGCAACCGCTGGCCAACCCGGCAGTGGACTGGCCGCGTTTCGGCATGGCCGCGTGGTCGCAGGTGGCGAAGCTGTTGCGCCTGCCGGGGCAATCGGCCGGTGGCAGCACATTGGCGACGCAACTGGAAAAATATCGACACTCGCCGGAAGGTCTTACCGCATCAGGCGCGGAGAAACTGCGCCAGATGTTTTCCGCCAGCGTGCGCGCTTATCAAGACGGGCCGCAGACCTTGGGGGCACGGCAGAACATCGTGCGTGATTACCTCAACAGTGTGCCGCTGTCGGCGGTGCCAGGGCACGGCGAAGTGCATGGCATGGCTGAAGGCTTGCGGGTTTGGTACGGCAGCGATTTTGCCAAGGCCAACGAGCAACTGAACAGCCCGGCCACCGACCCGCAGACCATGGCTGCCAAAGGCCTGGCCCTGCGTGAAATGCTCTCGTTGATGATCGCCCAGCGCCGCCCTTCGTATTACCTGACCAAGGGCCGCGAGGATCTCGCCAGCCTGACCGACAGCCACCTGCGCCTGCTCAAACAGAACGGCGTGATCGACAGCGCACTCGCCGATGCCGCGCTGGCGAGCATCGTGTCGTACCGCGACTGGCAGACCCAACCGACGATTCAGCCGATCGAAACCAACAAGGGCATCAGTGCCGCCCGCAGTCGTCTGGCAAGCATGCTCAACCGGCCGCTGTACGACCTCGATCGCCTCGACCTGTCCGCCACCAGCACCCTGCAGGGCGACCTGCAAACCCAGGCCACCGCGTACCTGAAAAAACTCGCCGACCCGGCCTACGCCGCGGAAATCGGCCTGCTCGGCGAGCGCCTGCTGACGCCGACCAGCACCACGCAGGTGCGTTACAGCTTCACCCTGTTCGAGCTGACTGCGGACGGTTCCCGCGTGCGGGTGCAGACCGACAGCACCGACCAGCCTTTCGACATCAACGAAGGCAGCAAACTGGAACTCGGCTCAACGGCGAAAATGCGTGTACTCACCACCTACCTGCAAATCATCGCCGAGCTGCACGACAAGTACGCCGCGATGAGCGCAGCCGAGCTGAAGAAAGTCGAGGTGCCCGATCAGGACCGGCTGAGCCGCTGGGTCATCGATTATCTGATGCAGAATAAGGATCACGACCTGTCGAAGCTGCTCGCCGCCGCGCTGGATCGCAAATATTCAGCCAGCCCCGGCCAGGCGTTTTTCACCGGTGGCGGTTTGCATACCTTCCACAACTTTCGCAAAGAGGACAACGGCCGCCTGCCGACCCTGCGCGATTCACTTCGCGAATCGATCAACCTGCCGTTCATTCGGCTGATGCGCGACATCGTCCGTTACACCACCTACTCCGGGCCGAACGCCGAACTGCTCAAGGATGATCGCGACCCGCGTCGTCAGGAATACCTGGCCAGTTTCGCTGATCGTGAAGGCACTTCATTCCTGCTCAAGTTCTGGAAGAAGTACCGGAACAAGGACACCCAGGCGCGTCTCGACACTTTTCTCGACAGTATGCGCCCGACGCCGATCCGCATGGCCGCCGTGCATCGCTATCTGCTGCCCGAGGCCAGTCAGGAAGATTTCAACCGCTTTGTGCGCTCGCACCTCAAGGGCACCAAACTCAATGAAAAACTCACCGACGACCGCTTGATCCGCCTCTACGATGCCTATGGACCCGGCAGTTACGACCTGCCCGACCAGGGCTTTATCGCCAAAGTGCATCCGCTCGACCTGTGGATGATCGGCTACCTGCTGCACCACCCGGACGCCACCTTCAGCGAGATCGTCAAGGCCAGCCATTTCGAGCGCCAGGAAGTCTACAGCTGGCTGTTCAAGAGCCGGCACAAGGGCGCCCGCGACAGCCGCATCCGCACCATGCTGGAAATCGAAGCGTTTCTGGATATTCACCAGCGCTGGCAAAAAGTCGGCTATCCGTTCGATCACCTGGTGCCGTCACTGGCCACCGCCATCGGCAGTTCCGGCGACCGCCCAGCCGCCCTCGCCGAGTTGATCGGCACCATCCTCAACGACGGCGTGCGCATGCCGACACTGCGCATCGACAGCCTGCATTTCGCCGCCGGCACGCCCTACGAAACCAAAGTGGTCAACGACCCGTATGTCGGTAAACGGGTGATGCCCGTTGAGGTTGCCAGAGCCATGCGCGAGGCGCTGTCGCAGGTGGTCGATGCCGGTACGGCAAAACGTGTTTCCGGCAGTTTCAAACTGGCCGATGGCACGCCGCTGGCCATGGGTGGCAAAACCGGTACCGGAGACAACCGCATTGCGGCCATCGGCTCGGGCGGGCGCATCATCAGTTCGAAGTCGATCAACCGCACCGCGACCTTCGTGTTCTACATCGGCGACCATCATTTCGGCACCCTCACCGCGTTCGTGCCCGGGCGCTCGGCAGAGAACTTCAAGTTCACCTCGGCCCTGCCCACGCAGGTGCTCAAGGGCATGGCGCCGATCCTGACGCCGTATCTGCAACCGGGCAGCGCCTCGCAATGCCAGCCGACGCAGACCGCGAGCGTGGCGCTGAACGACACGCCGCGTCCTACAGCGAGGTAA
- a CDS encoding amino acid permease, with product MPVGNSLPHGDTAQGGPLKRELGERHIRLMALGACIGVGLFLGSAKAIEMAGPAIMLSYILGGLAILVIMRALGEMAVHNPVAGSFSRYAQDYLGPLAGFLTGWNYWFLWLVTCVAEITAVAVYMGIWFPDVPRWIWALAALISMGSINLIAVKAFGEFEFWFALIKIVTIIAMVIGGVGIIAFGFGNDGVALGISNLWAHGGFMPNGVTGVLMSLQMVMFAYLGVEMIGLTAGEAKNPQKTIPDAIGSVFWRILLFYVGALFVILSIYPWNEIGTQGSPFVMTFERLGIKTAAGIINFVVITAALSSCNGGIFSTGRMLYSLAQNGQAPAGFARTSNNGVPRRALLLSIAVLLLGVMLNYLVPEKVFVWVTSIATFGAIWTWVMILLAQLKFRKGLSASERAGLKYRMWLYPVSSYFALAFLVLVVGLMAYFPDTRVALYVGPAFLVLLTVLFYVFKLQPTEVAQGSARSAS from the coding sequence ATGCCAGTTGGCAATTCTCTGCCGCACGGCGACACCGCTCAGGGCGGTCCGCTCAAACGTGAACTCGGCGAACGGCATATCCGCCTGATGGCGCTTGGTGCCTGTATCGGCGTCGGCCTGTTCCTCGGTTCGGCCAAGGCCATTGAAATGGCCGGCCCGGCAATCATGCTTTCCTACATTCTTGGCGGTCTGGCGATTCTGGTGATCATGCGCGCCCTCGGCGAGATGGCGGTGCATAACCCGGTGGCCGGTTCGTTCAGTCGCTACGCTCAGGACTATCTTGGCCCGCTGGCCGGTTTCCTCACCGGCTGGAACTACTGGTTCCTGTGGCTGGTGACGTGCGTGGCGGAAATCACCGCGGTGGCGGTGTACATGGGCATCTGGTTTCCCGATGTGCCGCGCTGGATCTGGGCGCTGGCCGCGCTGATCAGCATGGGCTCGATCAACCTGATTGCAGTCAAGGCTTTCGGCGAGTTCGAGTTCTGGTTCGCCCTGATCAAGATCGTCACGATCATTGCGATGGTCATCGGCGGCGTCGGCATCATCGCGTTCGGCTTTGGTAACGATGGCGTGGCGCTGGGCATTTCCAACCTGTGGGCGCATGGCGGTTTCATGCCCAACGGCGTGACCGGTGTGCTGATGTCGTTGCAAATGGTCATGTTCGCCTACCTCGGTGTGGAGATGATCGGCCTCACCGCGGGCGAAGCGAAGAACCCGCAAAAAACCATTCCCGATGCGATCGGCTCGGTGTTCTGGCGGATTCTGCTGTTCTACGTCGGCGCGTTGTTCGTGATCCTGTCGATCTACCCGTGGAACGAAATCGGCACTCAAGGCAGTCCGTTCGTGATGACGTTTGAGCGTCTGGGCATCAAGACCGCCGCCGGCATCATCAACTTCGTGGTGATCACCGCCGCGCTGTCGTCGTGCAACGGCGGCATCTTCAGCACCGGGCGCATGCTCTACAGCCTGGCGCAGAACGGCCAGGCCCCGGCCGGTTTTGCCAGGACATCGAACAATGGCGTGCCACGTCGCGCGCTGCTGCTGTCGATTGCGGTGTTGCTGCTGGGCGTAATGCTCAACTATCTGGTGCCAGAAAAAGTCTTCGTCTGGGTCACCTCGATTGCGACCTTCGGTGCGATCTGGACCTGGGTGATGATCCTGCTGGCCCAGCTGAAATTCCGCAAAGGCCTGAGCGCCAGCGAACGTGCCGGCCTCAAGTACAGGATGTGGCTGTACCCGGTCAGCTCTTACTTTGCGCTGGCGTTTCTGGTGCTGGTAGTCGGCCTGATGGCGTACTTCCCGGATACGCGCGTGGCGCTGTATGTGGGGCCGGCGTTTCTGGTTCTGCTGACGGTGTTGTTTTACGTGTTCAAGTTGCAGCCGACCGAGGTAGCGCAGGGCTCGGCGCGCTCGGCTTCTTGA